Proteins encoded by one window of Chondromyces crocatus:
- a CDS encoding PAS domain-containing protein gives MWLIVDSPEHALLVRDLLTAEHGFEVLHDARRALQLLERDEAPARLIVHADAPDPSIVTLCQRVRASRDRATLPLLVLLSPGADALRLEALRAGANDAVVAPLSAAELHARVDVLLDTARAHAAVTVERDRIAQQQREDQQGEIHFRAVADDAPAMLWITRPDSKCVYMSRGWYEFTGQTEDAGLGFGWLDAIHPDERAKASEAFLLAAERRVPFTIDYRLRCKDGRYRWAIDAGRPRFGSSGEFLGFIGSIIDINSWKEAEAELRDAKERLREAVDAAEFGTWRIDLVRGIDNRDAGFNRILGLPAEDTASTVFEVFSSTHPDDLAAAQATWDRALRECGVYEIVHRIIRPDGAVRWIRNRGQVLTGDGGRPVTATGTVIDITEQKQSELEREVLLESERAARAEAERASRTKDELVAVVSHELRTPLNAILGWAQLLRRPTRLPEQIDKGLEVIERNARMQAQLVSDLLDVSRIVTGKLHVEVLSIDLEAVVHAALDDLRAPAAAKGITLRARIEPMDVPVQGDANRLQQVVVNLVSNAIKFTPRGGLVDLVLERTGAWVELLVRDTGQGIAPEILPHIFDRFRQADSSTARRHGGLGLGLSIVKHLVERHGGRVRAESNGDGQGATFKVELPCEVIAPLSSPHSVRPPRPRGERTSLEGVKVLIVDDEPDALELTRRVLEEQNATVTTALSGAEALKALRADPPHVLVSDIGMPGMDGYTLIREVRADERAAVRDIPALAMTAFVRAEDQRRALDAGFHAHMAKPIEPAELVAIVSNLAPDDVAPCNDDDRDGGTRRERAPDPS, from the coding sequence GTGTGGCTCATCGTAGACAGCCCAGAGCATGCGCTTCTCGTCCGTGATCTGTTGACCGCGGAGCACGGCTTCGAGGTGCTCCACGACGCTCGGCGTGCGCTCCAGCTGCTCGAGCGGGACGAGGCACCCGCCCGCCTCATCGTCCACGCCGACGCGCCCGACCCCTCCATCGTCACCCTTTGCCAGCGCGTCCGCGCCTCGCGCGACCGCGCCACCTTGCCCCTCCTCGTCCTCCTCTCGCCGGGCGCGGACGCGCTGCGCCTGGAGGCCCTCCGCGCTGGCGCCAACGACGCCGTGGTGGCGCCCCTGTCCGCCGCCGAGCTGCACGCCCGGGTGGATGTCCTCCTCGACACCGCCCGCGCTCACGCCGCCGTCACCGTCGAGAGAGACCGGATCGCACAGCAGCAGCGCGAGGATCAGCAAGGAGAGATCCACTTCCGCGCCGTCGCCGACGACGCGCCGGCCATGCTCTGGATCACCCGGCCCGACAGCAAGTGCGTCTACATGAGCCGCGGCTGGTACGAGTTCACGGGCCAGACCGAGGACGCCGGCCTCGGCTTCGGCTGGCTGGACGCCATCCACCCCGACGAGCGCGCGAAGGCCTCGGAGGCCTTCCTCCTCGCCGCCGAGCGCCGGGTCCCCTTCACCATCGACTACCGCCTGCGCTGCAAGGACGGCCGCTACCGCTGGGCCATCGACGCCGGGCGACCCCGCTTCGGCTCCAGTGGCGAGTTCCTCGGCTTCATCGGCTCCATCATCGACATCAACTCCTGGAAGGAAGCCGAGGCCGAGCTGCGCGACGCCAAGGAGCGCCTCCGGGAGGCCGTCGACGCCGCCGAGTTCGGCACCTGGCGCATCGACCTCGTGCGCGGCATCGACAACCGCGACGCCGGCTTCAACCGCATCCTCGGCCTTCCCGCCGAGGACACCGCCTCCACCGTCTTCGAGGTCTTCTCCAGCACCCACCCCGACGACCTTGCCGCCGCGCAGGCCACCTGGGACCGCGCCCTGCGCGAGTGCGGCGTCTACGAGATCGTCCACCGCATCATCCGCCCCGACGGCGCCGTCCGCTGGATCCGCAACCGTGGCCAGGTCCTCACTGGCGACGGCGGGCGCCCCGTCACCGCCACCGGCACCGTCATCGACATCACCGAGCAGAAGCAGAGCGAGCTGGAGCGCGAGGTCCTCCTCGAGAGCGAGCGCGCCGCGCGCGCCGAAGCCGAGCGCGCCAGCCGCACCAAGGACGAGCTCGTCGCCGTCGTCTCCCACGAGCTGCGCACCCCCCTCAACGCCATCCTCGGCTGGGCCCAACTCCTCCGGCGCCCCACCCGCCTCCCCGAGCAGATCGACAAGGGCCTCGAGGTCATCGAGCGCAACGCCCGCATGCAGGCGCAGCTCGTCTCCGACCTCCTCGACGTCAGCCGCATCGTCACCGGCAAGCTCCACGTCGAAGTCCTCTCCATCGACCTCGAAGCCGTCGTCCACGCCGCGCTCGACGACCTCCGCGCCCCCGCCGCGGCCAAGGGCATCACCCTGCGCGCGCGCATCGAGCCCATGGACGTCCCCGTCCAGGGAGACGCCAACCGCCTCCAGCAGGTCGTCGTCAACCTCGTCTCCAACGCCATCAAGTTCACGCCCCGCGGCGGACTCGTCGACCTCGTCCTCGAACGCACCGGCGCCTGGGTCGAGCTGCTCGTCCGCGACACCGGCCAGGGCATCGCGCCCGAGATCCTCCCTCACATCTTCGACCGCTTCCGCCAGGCCGACTCCTCGACCGCGCGTCGCCACGGCGGCCTCGGCCTCGGCCTCTCCATCGTCAAGCACCTCGTCGAGCGCCACGGCGGCCGTGTCCGCGCCGAGAGCAACGGCGACGGCCAGGGAGCCACCTTCAAGGTCGAGCTTCCCTGCGAGGTCATCGCGCCCCTGTCGTCCCCCCACAGCGTCCGCCCCCCGCGCCCGCGCGGTGAGCGCACCAGCCTCGAAGGCGTCAAGGTGCTCATCGTCGACGACGAGCCCGACGCCCTGGAGCTGACCCGCCGCGTCCTCGAAGAGCAGAACGCCACCGTCACCACGGCGCTCTCCGGCGCCGAGGCCCTCAAGGCCTTGCGCGCCGACCCCCCGCACGTCCTCGTCAGCGACATCGGCATGCCCGGCATGGACGGCTACACCCTCATCCGCGAGGTCCGCGCCGACGAGCGCGCCGCCGTGCGCGACATCCCGGCCCTCGCCATGACCGCCTTCGTCCGCGCCGAGGACCAGCGCCGCGCCCTCGATGCCGGCTTCCACGCCCACATGGCGAAGCCCATCGAACCTGCCGAGCTCGTCGCCATCGTCTCCAACCTCGCCCCTGACGACGTCGCCCCCTGCAACGACGACGACCGCGACGGCGGGACCCGACGAGAGCGAGCCCCCGACCCCTCCTGA
- a CDS encoding adenylate/guanylate cyclase domain-containing protein gives MAWRTSLRTKAAVLFTVMTLLPVIAAVVLLIEISRRPVQTAEEMLQSAMVAEVEGAAARLVRDVESDARVAAALFASAADGVTRDEDAITQVRALLGTRALTAAVRLEVPAAGIHTVIRKAGATVEPPGSTPALRAEADEQEATFGLTGPGQGVVVVRVPARGADRPAGYVVAAVPLDMLVEDLRGIVARRFGEQGGSLVVAAEDRTAVVAVGAAGITQGSDVARLPMFGTLGTDVAWNKSVAAVSQYEIDGRAVVGAIQIIPDFRWAVLIWRPRAEAFAAILDMQRGGLAVALVGAVLAIIVGVSVGRRLTRPILDLVTQARLIGERRWRELGLGASAEASAPEGSGAESNAKDAAEQVMSAPSGTETPARALADMGTSRRNDELGELATAIGRMAHDLEAGEAEISRQARLRGDLGRFMDRAIVEAIVRGEHPLSLGGQRATVTVLFADVVGFTPLAEAGNAERIVGLLNELFSMLTEIVFRHGGTVDKFIGDCIMAVWGAPVPQEDHAARALAAAEDMMRFLEAANDDWRQRYDVEIRLGIGINSGEAIAGNIGSDKRMEYTVIGDVVNVAARLESIATPNQVLVAEATRDYAKDAFPLSYLGEESLTGRKGKTRVYALDAG, from the coding sequence ATGGCGTGGCGCACCTCCCTCAGGACCAAGGCGGCCGTTCTGTTCACGGTGATGACGCTCTTGCCGGTGATCGCTGCGGTGGTGTTGCTCATCGAGATCAGCCGGCGGCCAGTGCAGACGGCAGAGGAGATGCTGCAGTCGGCGATGGTGGCCGAGGTGGAAGGCGCGGCCGCTCGCCTGGTGCGCGACGTGGAGAGCGACGCGCGGGTGGCGGCAGCCCTCTTCGCGAGCGCCGCCGACGGTGTGACGCGCGACGAGGACGCAATCACGCAGGTGCGCGCGCTGCTCGGGACGCGGGCGCTCACCGCCGCGGTGAGGCTCGAGGTCCCGGCGGCCGGGATCCACACCGTCATCCGGAAAGCGGGCGCGACGGTGGAGCCCCCGGGGAGCACACCAGCGCTCCGCGCCGAAGCCGACGAGCAGGAGGCCACGTTCGGGCTGACAGGACCCGGGCAAGGGGTGGTGGTGGTGCGGGTGCCGGCACGTGGGGCAGATCGCCCCGCCGGCTACGTGGTCGCGGCGGTGCCGCTCGACATGCTGGTGGAAGATCTGCGCGGGATCGTGGCGCGCCGGTTCGGGGAGCAGGGCGGGAGCCTGGTGGTCGCGGCCGAGGATCGGACGGCCGTGGTCGCGGTGGGGGCGGCCGGCATCACGCAGGGGAGTGACGTGGCGCGCCTGCCCATGTTCGGGACGCTCGGCACCGACGTGGCGTGGAACAAGAGCGTCGCAGCGGTCAGTCAGTACGAGATCGATGGTCGCGCCGTGGTGGGCGCAATCCAGATCATCCCGGACTTTCGCTGGGCCGTGCTGATCTGGAGGCCGCGCGCAGAAGCGTTCGCGGCGATCCTCGACATGCAGCGAGGCGGGCTCGCGGTCGCGCTGGTGGGCGCGGTCCTGGCGATCATCGTGGGCGTCTCCGTGGGTCGGCGGTTGACGCGACCCATCCTCGACCTGGTGACGCAAGCCCGGCTCATCGGCGAGCGGCGCTGGCGCGAGCTGGGCCTGGGAGCCAGTGCCGAAGCGAGCGCGCCGGAAGGATCGGGCGCGGAGAGCAACGCGAAGGACGCCGCCGAACAGGTGATGTCTGCACCGTCAGGCACCGAGACGCCAGCACGCGCGCTCGCGGACATGGGCACGTCGCGGAGGAACGACGAGCTGGGCGAGCTGGCCACGGCGATCGGTCGGATGGCGCACGACCTGGAGGCTGGCGAGGCGGAGATCAGCCGGCAGGCGCGGCTGCGAGGGGATCTGGGGCGCTTCATGGACCGAGCGATCGTGGAGGCGATCGTGCGCGGAGAGCATCCGCTGTCGCTGGGAGGACAGCGTGCGACGGTGACGGTGCTGTTCGCCGACGTGGTGGGCTTCACGCCGCTGGCGGAGGCGGGCAACGCCGAGCGGATCGTGGGGTTGCTGAACGAGCTGTTCTCCATGCTGACGGAGATCGTGTTTCGACACGGTGGCACCGTGGACAAATTCATCGGCGACTGCATCATGGCCGTCTGGGGTGCGCCGGTGCCGCAAGAGGATCACGCGGCGCGCGCGCTCGCCGCCGCGGAGGACATGATGCGCTTCCTCGAGGCCGCGAACGATGACTGGCGGCAGCGCTACGATGTGGAGATCCGCCTCGGGATCGGGATCAACTCCGGAGAGGCCATCGCCGGGAACATCGGCTCCGACAAACGGATGGAATATACCGTCATCGGCGACGTCGTGAACGTCGCGGCGCGCCTCGAGTCGATCGCCACGCCGAACCAGGTGCTCGTGGCCGAGGCGACACGGGATTACGCGAAGGACGCCTTCCCGCTGAGCTACCTGGGAGAAGAAAGCCTGACGGGGCGCAAAGGGAAAACCCGCGTGTACGCGCTCGACGCGGGCTGA